The sequence GACGTTTCGAAGAAAAAAGTGAAGAGTGGATTGATGCATTTGGGGCCTCAATCCCCTTTGATCAAAAACTAGCGCCACAAGATATACAAGGAAGCCTTGCCCATGTGCAGATGCTTGATCAAACTGGGATTTTGCCACATGAGGATGCGCTTAAAATTATAGCTGGATTAAAGAAAATTGAACAAAAATTACAAAATGGCATGCTTGAATTCAGCATTCAAAACGAGGATATTCATTTAAATATCGAAACTTTTTTACATCAAGAAATTGGAGCTGTCGCAGGGAAATTGCACACAGCAAGAAGTCGTAATGATCAAGTTGCTACCGATATGCATCTCTATCTAAAAGATACTGTTCAGGAAGTACTTCACAAAATCCATCATTTTCGTGAAGTTCTAGTTGAAAAAGCAGAAGAAAATATTTATACCATTATGCCAGGGTATACTCACCTCCAACATGCCCAACCAATTTCGTTTGCCCATCATCTGCTTGCATACTATGGCATGCTTTCACGTGATATGGAACGCTTTGAAGAAAGTCTTTCTCGGATTGACATTTGCCCTTTGGGATGTGCAGCACTTGCAGGGACGACCTTTCCGATTGATCGCCAGTATAGTGCTGATATTTTAGGATTTAGTGCGATATATCAAAATAGTTTAGATGGTGTGAGCGATCGTGATTTTATTCTTGAATTTTTGAGTAATGCTTCAATTTTAATGGTTCATCTTTCACGTCTTTGCGAAGAACTTATTTTGTGGTGTAGTCATGAATTTCAATTTGTTGAACTAACCGATACTTTTTCAACAGGTAGCTCCATTATGCCACAGAAAAAAAATCCTGACATGGCCGAATTAATTCGGGGAAAATCAGGACGCGTGTTTGGCAATTTATTTAGTCTGCTTACAGTGTTAAAAGGACTACCTCTTGCTTACAATAAGGACTTACAAGAAGACAAAGAGGGCATGTTTGATACCGCAAAAACAATTATTACTAGCCTGGATGTCTTATCTGGCATGATCCAAAGTATGCGCGTTCAAAAAGATAACATGAGCCAAGCTACTGAAAAAGATTTTTCCAATGCGACTGAACTAGCAGATTATCTCGCAAAAAAAGGAGTTCCCTTTAGAAAAGCCCACGAAATCGTTGGAAAGCTAGTACTGGAAGGAACGAAAACAGGAACCTATTTGCAAGATGTCCCGCTCACTCATTATCAAGAGATTTCTCCTTTGATTGAAGCGGATATTTATAACGTTCTGTCCTCACATACCGCTGTCGAAAAAAGAAACTCAGTTGGTGGTACTGGATTTGAACAAATAAAAAAGTCCATTACTACTGCAAAGAAACATTTAGCAGCCAACTAAAAGAGATTGGACAGTCGCGTCTCACTCTGATAAATAAGCATAGATTGCTTCTGCTCCATCGTTTATTTGGATACTTAGAGCCCGGGCTATAACTCAAAAGTTATGGCCTAGGCTCTTTAGACTAATTGGGCTAAAAATCTAGAAAAATCTGGATCTGCATTAAAAGGATGAATATAATGGAACGTCTCGCCACCATTATCGATAAAGTATCCCTTATTTTCAGATTCAATCTCTTCAATCGTTTCTAAGCAATCTGATACGAACCCAGGTGTGATCACAGCAATCTTTTTAATCCCTTGACTGGGTAATTTTTTTAACGTTTCGTCAGTTGCAGGTGTCAGCCACTGAGAAGGACCAAACTTCGACTGAAACGTTTGTTGATAAGGCAGCTCAGTGAAATGACTCATCACAGCTTTTGTCGTTCTGTTACAACGATTGGGATAGTCGTCTCCTTTTGTCACATAGGATACTGGAATTCCATGATAAGAAAAAAGCAAAAGATCAATTTTTTCTTGTACTAAAACTTTCTTGATTTGTTTGATAAGCAGCTCTATATAAAGAGGATGGTCGCAGTAGTCATTAATGAAATGCAGCGTTGGGAGATGTGATTTTTTTTGATAATACTGTGTAACACAATCATAAATAGAAGCAGTTGTGGTCGTTGAGTACTGAGGATAAAGTGGAATCACCGTTAAATCATCCACTTTTTGTTGATCAAACTCAGCTAGCACCTGCTCAATGGTCGGATTGCTATATGACATTGCATATTTTACACTATAATCAGCTAACTCTTTCTGTAAACTTTTTTGTTGTGCTTCTGTATAAATCTTTAATGGAGAGCCTTCTTCTTGCCAAATTTCTTGATACAGTTTGGCAGATTTTTTCGGTCGAACATTTAATATAATCCCGTGTAAAATTGGCAACCAAACAAACCGTGGCAGATCAATCACACGTTTATCGCTCAAAAATTTTTTCAAAAAAAGTCTGACTTCTTTTTTATTTGGTAAAGAGGGCGTGCCTAAGTTTACAATCATTACACCTTTTTTTCCTTGCTGCTCCATATATTCAACTTCCTTATCTTTTATTCACTATTTTTCTATTATATCATACCTTTTTTCAACTAAAAATAGAGCCAAATAAAACGAATTCTACGTTTTATTTGGCTCTATAATTATTGTATTTCGTCACGCTATTATAACCCTTATTTTAAGCTTAACCATTTTTCTACTTCTTGTAACGCTTCTTGAAGACCTGCTGGGTTTTTCCCACCTGCTTGCGCCATGTCTGGACG is a genomic window of Vagococcus entomophilus containing:
- the argH gene encoding argininosuccinate lyase produces the protein MKKLWGGRFEEKSEEWIDAFGASIPFDQKLAPQDIQGSLAHVQMLDQTGILPHEDALKIIAGLKKIEQKLQNGMLEFSIQNEDIHLNIETFLHQEIGAVAGKLHTARSRNDQVATDMHLYLKDTVQEVLHKIHHFREVLVEKAEENIYTIMPGYTHLQHAQPISFAHHLLAYYGMLSRDMERFEESLSRIDICPLGCAALAGTTFPIDRQYSADILGFSAIYQNSLDGVSDRDFILEFLSNASILMVHLSRLCEELILWCSHEFQFVELTDTFSTGSSIMPQKKNPDMAELIRGKSGRVFGNLFSLLTVLKGLPLAYNKDLQEDKEGMFDTAKTIITSLDVLSGMIQSMRVQKDNMSQATEKDFSNATELADYLAKKGVPFRKAHEIVGKLVLEGTKTGTYLQDVPLTHYQEISPLIEADIYNVLSSHTAVEKRNSVGGTGFEQIKKSITTAKKHLAAN
- the hemH gene encoding ferrochelatase, with translation MEQQGKKGVMIVNLGTPSLPNKKEVRLFLKKFLSDKRVIDLPRFVWLPILHGIILNVRPKKSAKLYQEIWQEEGSPLKIYTEAQQKSLQKELADYSVKYAMSYSNPTIEQVLAEFDQQKVDDLTVIPLYPQYSTTTTASIYDCVTQYYQKKSHLPTLHFINDYCDHPLYIELLIKQIKKVLVQEKIDLLLFSYHGIPVSYVTKGDDYPNRCNRTTKAVMSHFTELPYQQTFQSKFGPSQWLTPATDETLKKLPSQGIKKIAVITPGFVSDCLETIEEIESENKGYFIDNGGETFHYIHPFNADPDFSRFLAQLV